The Anoplopoma fimbria isolate UVic2021 breed Golden Eagle Sablefish chromosome 20, Afim_UVic_2022, whole genome shotgun sequence genome includes a window with the following:
- the zgc:110410 gene encoding protein lifeguard 1 — translation MDQTNGSGSNPPPYNPQDYAGMSYQVGKGNVAVVSPPGSYDNMVHPEDMAAAGGEQQHGQAPPEYCHGLEDSSFSDATIRRGFIRKVYLTLMIQLLVTVGIICAFLYWDTLRKWTWASSWFCYTTMAMVSVLIVAMSCCDNLRRQVPLNFIALSLFTFAEGLMLGSVSAFFDAEAVLWAVGATALVSFSLTLFAMQSKWDFTGANGSLWCFAWTLLSFALLCGILRSQYLYILYACLGTLLFSLYLVFDTQLILGGKHRKYQVSPEEYVFAALNLYLDIISLFLLLLQLIGLCR, via the exons ATGGACCAGACCAATGGCAGCGGCTCTAATCCCCCTCCGTACAATCCTCAGGACTACGCTGGGATGAGCTATCAG GTAGGGAAGGGGAACGTTGCAGTGGTCTCCCCTCCTGGCTCCTATGATAACATGGTCCATCCTGAGGACATGGCAGCAGCTGGAGGCGAGCAGCAGCACGGTCAAGCTCCACCTGAATACTGTCATGGCTTAGAGGACAGCAGCTTCAGTGACGCTACCATACGAAGAG GTTTTATAAGGAAAGTCTACTTGACCTTGATGATTCAACTGCTGGTGACTGTCGGAAtcatctgtgcttttctttaCTG GGACACTCTCAGGAAATGGACATGGGCCAGCTCCTGGTTCTGTTACACCACAAT GGCGATGGTGAGCGTGCTCATCGTGGCCATGTCTTGCTGTGACAACCTCCGTCGTCAAGTCCCCCTCAATTTCATCGCCCTGAGCCTGTTT acTTTTGCGGAGGGCCTGATGCTCGGATCTGTTTCAGC GTTCTTTGATGCAGAAGCAGTTCTGTGGGCTGTGGGGGCCACGGCGCTGGTGTCCTTCTCCTTGACTCTGTTTGCTATGCAGTCAAAG TGGGACTTCACCGGAGCAAATGGGAGCCTGTGGTGTTTTGCCTGGACCCTCTTGTCCTTTGCATTGCTTTGTGGAATCCTCCGATCGCAG TATCTTTACATCTTGTATGCCTGCCTGGGAACCTTGCTGTTTTCCTTA TACTTGGTGTTTGATACACAGCTTATCCTGGGTGGGAAACACAGGAAGTACCAAGTCTCTCCTGAGGAGTATGTGTTTGCTGCACTCAACCTCTATTTGGACATTATCTCCCTgttcctgctcctgctgcagctcatcGGCCTCTGCCGCTAA